One Rosa chinensis cultivar Old Blush chromosome 5, RchiOBHm-V2, whole genome shotgun sequence genomic region harbors:
- the LOC112164072 gene encoding receptor-like protein EIX2, which yields MNLSNFLDWPKVVDKLPKLQSLTLSYCDLPIPILSSLSHINTSKSLSSVDLSGNHLTWSIFHWLSTCNTNLKSVDLSANKLSGSIPDIFGNLSSLLHLRLAYNSIEGQLPETFGQLCSLQSLDLSRNNLSGSIPDVFGNLSSLLDLSLTDNSVEGQLPKTIGQLCSLQSLFLSGNNHSGEFSEFIQVLFGCAGVITEAHFSNLSKLQVLDLSSNSLTLNIRSDWLPPFQLSNIRLRSCKIGPYFPKWLRTSQNSFGELDLSDAGISDIIPSWFQDYSGSEVLNLSSNQLEGPIHSLPSGLVYVDLSSNKLSGRISFLCAGNRNLQLLDLSSNSFSGELPNCWKHLENLVILDLSHNAFSGKIPSSIGSLASLETMKLSKNNFEGELPSSLKNYTNLKVFDIGENRITGMIPEWIGISFLKLAILIFRSNQFSGSLPLELCHLKNIQLLDLSRNTFSGTIPQCLNNLTTLAQKGSSIPSIKHYRDFYILATTSLQNYEDDASFIWKGRMSDYKSTLGLVKIIDFC from the exons ATGAATCTCAGTAACTTTTTAGATTGGCCAAAAGTAGTTGATAAGCTCCCTAAACTACAATCGTTGACATTATCATACTGTGATCTTCCTATTCCAATTCTTTCATCTCTTTCTCATATAAACACTTCTAAATCTCTTTCTTCAGTTGATCTCTCTGGCAACCATCTCACCTGGTCAATATTCCATTGGTTGTCAACCTGCAATACAAACCTTAAATCCGTTGACCTTTCTGCCAACAAGTTAAGTGGTTCAATTCCTGATATTTTCGGCAACCTGAGTTCTCTCCTGCATCTACGTCTTGCTTATAACTCAATAGAGGGACAACTCCCAGAAACCTTCGGCCAGTTATGTAGTTTGCAATCATTGGACCTTTCAAGAAACAACTTAAGTGGTTCAATTCCTGATGTTTTCGGCAACCTGAGTTCTCTCCTGGATCTAAGTCTTACTGATAACTCAGTAGAGGGACAACTCCCAAAAACTATTGGCCAGTTATGCAGTTTGCAATCGTTGTTCCTTTCAGGAAATAATCACAGTGGAGAGTTTTCTGAGTTTATACAAGTATTATTTGGCTGTGCTG GAGTGATTACGGAAGCTCATTTCTCAAACCTCTCCAAACTGCAAGTATTGGATTTATCTTCCAATTCACTAACTTTGAACATTCGTTCTGATTGGCTTCCTCCTTTTCAACTTTCCAATATAAGATTAAGGTCTTGCAAAATTGGGCCATATTTTCCAAAATGGCTTCGAACATCTCAGAATAGCTTTGGTGAGCTTGATCTTTCTGATGCTGGAATTTCTGATATCATTCCAAGCTGGTTTCAAGATTACTCTGGATCTGAGGTTTTAAATTTGAGTTCAAACCAACTGGAAGGGCCAATTCACTCGCTACCATCAGGACTGGTATATGTGGATCTATCTAGTAATAAACTTTCAGGGAGGATCTCTTTCTTGTGTGCAGGCAATAGGAATTTACAACTTCTTGATCTATCAAGCAATTCTTTCTCCGGAGAACTTCCAAATTGTTGGAAGCATTTAGAAAATCTAGTCATTCTTGACTTGAGTCACAATgctttttctggaaaaattcctTCTTCAATTGGTTCCCTAGCTTCTCTTGAAACAATGAAGCTTAGCAAGAACAATTTTGAGGGAGAATTGCCTTCATCCTTGAAGAATTATACAAACTTAAAAGTTTTTGATATTGGAGAAAATAGGATCACAGGAATGATACCTGAATGGATAGGGATTAGCTTTCTGAAGTTGGCTATCCTCATTTTCCGATCTAATCAATTTAGTGGAAGCTTGCCTTTGGAATTGTGCCATCTGAAAAACATTCAACTTTTGGATCTGTCTAGGAACACCTTCTCTGGTACTATACCTCAATGCCTGAACAATCTGACTACTTTGGCTCAAAAAGGAAGTTCAATCCCAAGCATCAAACACTATAGAGACTTCTATATACTAGCAACAACTTCTCTTCAAAATTACGAAGATGATGCATCTTTCATATGGAAAGGAAGAATGTCCGACTACAAAAGCACGTTGGGACTTGTAAAGATCATTGATTTCTGTTAG